In the genome of Streptomyces globosus, one region contains:
- a CDS encoding succinate dehydrogenase/fumarate reductase iron-sulfur subunit has protein sequence MTTYDARFRIWRGDADGGDLRDFTVEVHDGEVVLDVVHRLQATQAPDLAVRWNCKAGKCGSCSAEVNGRPRLMCMTRMSVFDRAETVVITPLRAFPVVRDLVTDVSFNYRKALEVPAFVPPQGVGPGEYRMQQVDVDRSQEFRKCIECFLCQDTCHVVRDHEENKEAFAGPRFLMRVAELDMHPLDAAAAAGLDRRRTAQEEHGLGYCNITKCCTEVCPEGIRITDNALIPLKERAADRKYDPLVWLGNRILRRRPDTE, from the coding sequence GTGACGACATACGACGCCCGGTTCCGGATCTGGCGGGGCGACGCCGACGGCGGGGACCTGAGGGACTTCACGGTCGAGGTGCACGACGGCGAGGTGGTCCTGGACGTCGTCCACCGCCTCCAGGCCACCCAGGCCCCGGACCTGGCGGTGCGCTGGAACTGCAAGGCCGGCAAGTGCGGGTCGTGCAGCGCGGAGGTCAACGGGCGGCCGCGGCTGATGTGCATGACCCGCATGTCGGTCTTCGACCGGGCGGAGACGGTCGTGATCACCCCGCTGCGGGCCTTCCCGGTGGTCCGCGACCTGGTGACGGACGTGTCGTTCAACTACCGCAAGGCGCTCGAGGTGCCCGCCTTCGTGCCGCCGCAGGGGGTCGGGCCGGGCGAGTACCGGATGCAGCAGGTCGACGTGGACCGCTCACAGGAGTTCCGCAAGTGCATCGAGTGCTTCCTGTGCCAGGACACCTGCCATGTGGTGCGCGACCACGAGGAGAACAAGGAGGCCTTCGCCGGACCGCGCTTCCTGATGCGCGTCGCCGAGCTGGACATGCACCCCCTGGACGCGGCGGCCGCGGCGGGCCTGGACCGCCGGCGGACGGCGCAGGAGGAGCACGGGCTGGGCTACTGCAACATCACCAAGTGCTGCACGGAGGTCTGCCCCGAGGGCATCCGGATCACCGACAACGCGCTGATCCCGCTGAAGGAGCGGGCCGCCGACCGCAAGTACGACCCCCTGGTGTGGCTGGGGAACAGGATCCTCCGGCGCCGCCCCGACACCGAGTAG
- a CDS encoding fumarate reductase/succinate dehydrogenase flavoprotein subunit: MAQVDRQQWDVVVVGAGGAGLRAAIEARERGARTAVVCKSLFGKAHTVMAEGGIAASMGNVNGRDDWQVHFRDTMRGGKFLGQWRMAELHAREAPDRVWELETWGALFDRTPDGRISQRNFGGHEYPRLAHVGDRTGLELIRTLQQKVTALQQEDLAAHGDPEARLKVFQECTATRVLKDGGRVAGAFCYERESGRFFVLEAPAVVLATGGIGKSFKTTSNSWEYTGDGHALALLAGAPLLNMEFVQFHPTGMVWPPSVKGILVTESVRGDGGVLRNSDGRRFMFDYVPDVFKDKYAQTEDEADRWYEDPDGNRRPPELLPRDEVARAINAEVKAGRGSPHGGVFLDVSTRMPPEMIKRRLPSMYHQFKELADVDITAEPMEVGPTCHYVMGGVAVDSETAAAQGVPGLFAAGEVAGGMHGSNRLGGNSLSDLLVFGRRAGLHAAALAAAPGPRPEASPEQVDAAAAEALAPFHAREGAENPYTLHQELQSAMNDLVGIIRREDEMAEALRRLALLRERAARAGVEGHRQFNPGWHLALDLRNMLLVSECVARAALERTESRGGHTREDCPAMERSWRPVNLLCRPVEPPPPDPAAGRIRLERVRTEPIRPDLLALFDREELVKYLAEEELPA; the protein is encoded by the coding sequence ATGGCCCAAGTCGACCGGCAGCAGTGGGACGTCGTCGTGGTCGGGGCGGGCGGCGCCGGCCTGCGGGCCGCCATCGAGGCACGCGAGCGGGGCGCCCGTACGGCCGTGGTGTGCAAGTCCCTGTTCGGCAAGGCCCACACGGTGATGGCGGAGGGCGGCATCGCCGCCTCCATGGGCAACGTCAACGGGCGCGACGATTGGCAGGTGCACTTCCGCGACACGATGCGCGGCGGCAAGTTCCTGGGCCAGTGGCGGATGGCCGAGCTGCACGCCCGGGAGGCCCCCGACAGGGTCTGGGAGCTGGAGACCTGGGGCGCCCTCTTCGACCGCACCCCGGACGGCCGGATCTCGCAGCGCAACTTCGGCGGGCACGAGTACCCGCGCCTGGCGCACGTCGGCGACCGGACGGGCCTGGAGCTGATCCGCACCCTCCAGCAGAAGGTGACCGCCCTCCAGCAGGAGGACCTCGCCGCGCACGGGGACCCCGAGGCGCGCCTGAAGGTCTTCCAGGAGTGCACGGCCACGCGCGTCCTGAAGGACGGCGGCCGCGTCGCGGGCGCCTTCTGCTACGAGCGGGAGAGCGGCCGCTTCTTCGTCCTGGAGGCCCCGGCCGTGGTCCTCGCCACCGGCGGCATCGGGAAGTCGTTCAAGACCACCTCGAACTCCTGGGAGTACACGGGCGACGGGCACGCGCTGGCGCTGCTCGCCGGCGCTCCCCTGCTGAACATGGAGTTCGTGCAGTTCCACCCGACGGGAATGGTGTGGCCGCCGTCGGTGAAGGGGATCCTGGTCACCGAGTCGGTGCGCGGCGACGGCGGGGTGCTGCGCAACAGCGACGGCAGGCGCTTCATGTTCGACTACGTCCCGGACGTCTTCAAGGACAAGTACGCGCAGACGGAGGACGAGGCCGACCGCTGGTACGAGGACCCCGACGGCAACCGGCGCCCGCCCGAGCTGCTCCCCCGCGACGAGGTGGCCCGCGCCATCAACGCCGAGGTCAAGGCAGGCCGCGGCTCCCCGCACGGCGGGGTCTTCCTCGACGTGTCGACGCGGATGCCGCCCGAGATGATCAAGCGGCGGCTGCCGTCCATGTACCACCAGTTCAAGGAGCTGGCGGACGTGGACATCACGGCCGAGCCGATGGAGGTGGGGCCGACCTGCCACTACGTGATGGGCGGCGTCGCGGTCGACTCCGAGACGGCCGCGGCCCAGGGCGTCCCCGGGCTGTTCGCGGCGGGCGAGGTCGCCGGCGGCATGCACGGCTCGAACCGGCTCGGCGGCAACTCGCTGTCGGACCTGCTGGTGTTCGGGCGGCGGGCCGGACTGCACGCCGCGGCCCTCGCGGCGGCGCCGGGCCCGCGGCCGGAAGCCTCCCCGGAGCAGGTGGACGCCGCCGCGGCGGAGGCCCTGGCCCCGTTCCACGCGCGGGAGGGCGCGGAGAACCCGTACACCCTGCACCAGGAGCTGCAGAGCGCGATGAACGACCTCGTCGGCATCATCCGCCGCGAGGACGAGATGGCGGAGGCGCTGCGCAGGCTGGCCCTGCTGCGGGAGCGGGCCGCCCGGGCGGGCGTCGAGGGGCACCGGCAGTTCAACCCCGGCTGGCACCTCGCACTGGACCTGCGGAACATGCTGCTGGTCAGCGAGTGCGTGGCCCGCGCGGCCCTGGAGCGCACCGAGAGCCGCGGCGGGCACACGCGCGAGGACTGCCCGGCGATGGAGCGCAGCTGGCGGCCGGTGAACCTGCTGTGCCGCCCGGTCGAGCCGCCTCCGCCGGACCCGGCCGCGGGCCGGATCCGGCTGGAGCGGGTCCGCACCGAGCCCATCCGCCCCGACCTGCTCGCGCTCTTCGATAGGGAAGAACTCGTCAAGTACCTGGCCGAAGAGGAGCTCCCCGCGTGA
- a CDS encoding ABC transporter family substrate-binding protein, translating into MSRRRRRPLALLTSGVLALPLLAGCGSGDDAGPAAAGPDIAPTAREKVADGGVLRWAVDSLPDTLNTFQADADATTGRIAGAVLPQLFTMDAKGRPVANPDFLEKAEIVEREPKQVVLYKLNQQAVWSDGREIGAADFVSQWRALSGKDSAYWTARNAGYERIEKIEKGKTDLEVRVTFLKPYTDWRSLFSPLYPKQVTGTPDAFNEGARGTLKVTAGPFNLGAVDKKTGTAALTRNPRWWGRPAKLDTLVLTAVPRAERPAALAAGKVDMAEVDRAGADRIERARKEAGTPAGAAGAPAPEADPAAAAAAATLSWAAAHGTDEAKAAAEEELRAKAQEAAVRYPAEQAALRNFTVRRSLEPAYTQLALNGASGPLADERVRRAVARALDRKELAELVLKPLGLPARPVGSHVALAGQRAYADNSDALGGQDTKAAQALLADAGWRRNGRITEPAGAKAGPEAEPQDDGKTPSAASGPGTGNDGLYIVGQDDGRNGEARGTAADQPSPVLAPAPFAAQQKAVLLAQAAALSAAAAGTPADAKGAPQRAEDADEADGADGDASPAPAPAQQTRTSGSMLAKDGRMLTLRFVVPSGPGSEALRTVGERISQMLRRVGVNTETTKVSDESFFKDHVASGQYDLALYSWPATAYPATDARPIFAKPEPAADGSLMVEQNYTRVGTDHIDQLFDQAVGELDEEASRELIRKADARIWAAAGSIPLFQRPQLVAVKPNVANAGAFGMAAPRYQDIGWKKPAKAAGTDSGEAKEKNR; encoded by the coding sequence ATGTCCCGTAGAAGGCGCAGGCCCTTGGCGCTCCTGACCTCGGGAGTCCTCGCACTGCCGCTGCTCGCGGGCTGCGGCTCGGGCGACGACGCCGGCCCCGCCGCCGCGGGGCCGGACATCGCGCCCACCGCGCGCGAGAAGGTCGCCGACGGCGGTGTGCTGCGCTGGGCCGTCGACAGCCTCCCGGACACCCTGAACACCTTCCAGGCCGACGCCGACGCCACCACCGGCCGGATCGCCGGCGCGGTGCTGCCCCAGCTGTTCACGATGGACGCCAAGGGCCGCCCGGTGGCGAACCCGGACTTCCTGGAGAAGGCGGAGATCGTCGAGCGGGAGCCCAAGCAGGTCGTCCTGTACAAGCTCAACCAGCAGGCCGTCTGGAGCGACGGCCGGGAGATCGGCGCGGCCGACTTCGTCTCGCAGTGGCGGGCCCTGAGCGGCAAGGACTCCGCGTACTGGACCGCCCGCAACGCCGGCTACGAGCGGATCGAGAAGATCGAGAAGGGGAAGACCGACCTGGAGGTGCGGGTCACCTTCCTCAAGCCGTACACCGACTGGCGCTCGCTGTTCTCCCCGCTCTACCCCAAGCAGGTCACCGGCACGCCCGACGCCTTCAACGAGGGCGCCCGCGGCACGCTGAAGGTGACCGCGGGCCCCTTCAACCTGGGCGCCGTCGACAAGAAGACCGGCACCGCCGCGCTCACCCGCAACCCCCGCTGGTGGGGCCGGCCCGCCAAGCTGGACACCCTCGTCCTGACCGCGGTGCCCCGGGCCGAGCGCCCGGCGGCCCTCGCCGCCGGAAAGGTCGACATGGCCGAGGTCGACCGGGCCGGCGCCGACCGGATCGAGCGGGCCCGCAAGGAGGCGGGCACCCCGGCCGGCGCGGCAGGCGCCCCCGCCCCCGAGGCGGACCCGGCGGCCGCAGCGGCCGCGGCGACGCTGTCCTGGGCGGCCGCCCACGGCACCGACGAGGCGAAGGCCGCCGCGGAGGAGGAGCTGCGGGCGAAGGCCCAGGAGGCCGCCGTCCGCTACCCGGCCGAGCAGGCGGCCCTGCGCAACTTCACCGTGCGCCGGTCGCTGGAGCCCGCCTACACGCAGCTCGCCCTGAACGGGGCCTCCGGCCCGCTCGCCGACGAGCGGGTGCGCCGGGCCGTGGCCCGCGCCCTGGACCGCAAGGAGCTCGCCGAGCTCGTCCTCAAGCCCCTGGGCCTGCCGGCCCGGCCGGTCGGCAGCCATGTGGCGCTGGCCGGGCAGCGGGCGTACGCGGACAACAGCGACGCGCTCGGCGGCCAGGACACGAAGGCGGCGCAGGCGCTCCTCGCGGACGCCGGGTGGCGCCGGAACGGCCGGATCACCGAGCCGGCCGGCGCCAAGGCCGGCCCGGAGGCCGAGCCGCAGGACGACGGGAAGACGCCGTCCGCGGCGTCCGGCCCCGGCACCGGAAACGACGGCCTGTACATCGTGGGCCAGGACGACGGCCGCAACGGCGAGGCCCGCGGCACGGCGGCCGACCAGCCCTCCCCGGTCCTCGCGCCCGCCCCCTTCGCAGCGCAGCAGAAGGCGGTGCTGCTGGCCCAGGCGGCCGCGCTGTCCGCGGCGGCGGCCGGGACGCCGGCCGACGCCAAGGGCGCCCCGCAGCGCGCCGAGGACGCCGACGAAGCCGACGGAGCCGACGGCGACGCCTCGCCCGCCCCCGCCCCGGCGCAGCAGACCCGCACTTCCGGGTCCATGCTCGCCAAGGACGGCAGGATGCTGACGCTGCGCTTCGTGGTGCCCTCCGGCCCCGGCTCGGAGGCGCTGCGCACGGTCGGGGAGCGGATCTCGCAGATGCTCCGCAGGGTCGGCGTCAACACCGAGACGACGAAGGTGTCGGACGAGAGCTTCTTCAAGGACCACGTCGCCTCGGGCCAGTACGACCTCGCCCTGTACTCGTGGCCGGCGACCGCCTACCCGGCGACCGACGCGCGCCCCATCTTCGCCAAGCCGGAGCCGGCAGCCGACGGCTCGCTCATGGTCGAGCAGAACTACACGCGGGTCGGGACCGACCACATCGACCAGCTGTTCGACCAGGCGGTCGGCGAGCTGGACGAGGAGGCCTCCCGGGAGCTGATCCGCAAGGCCGACGCCCGGATCTGGGCGGCCGCCGGCTCCATCCCGCTCTTCCAGCGGCCGCAGCTGGTGGCCGTCAAGCCGAACGTGGCCAACGCGGGCGCCTTCGGCATGGCCGCCCCCCGCTACCAGGACATCGGGTGGAAGAAGCCCGCGAAGGCGGCCGGGACGGACAGCGGGGAGGCAAAGGAGAAGAACCGGTGA